A stretch of Desulfobacter hydrogenophilus DNA encodes these proteins:
- a CDS encoding HAMP domain-containing protein — protein MKSSSIAKKIWFSLGILIIGYLISMVAGFYLGLKIENKLIVASDALFPATMHSNTALNSFEKQIKGYNDAILMGEESIFAMTREKADEVRASLESVIEMPDISEPLKTDMQQTIKELAAFTHTAQSYYGAVSREEAEMDAEKMGALAAQTQVIQKQLTQYKTELTQALKDNLTHIGESSKDQRMMNIWLFLAVVIVSVVSAWLIITRAVIGPIKNTVTMLQNIEGDLTKRLDIKNKDEMGDVANGSTPLLRTSSPSSLNLQRMPPS, from the coding sequence ATGAAATCGTCGAGCATTGCCAAAAAAATATGGTTCAGCCTGGGCATCCTGATCATAGGGTATCTTATATCCATGGTCGCCGGGTTTTACCTGGGGTTAAAAATAGAAAATAAACTAATCGTGGCCTCTGATGCACTTTTTCCGGCAACTATGCACAGCAACACAGCCTTGAACTCCTTTGAAAAACAGATAAAAGGCTATAATGATGCCATCCTCATGGGGGAAGAATCCATTTTCGCCATGACCCGAGAAAAAGCGGATGAAGTCCGTGCCAGCCTTGAATCCGTAATTGAAATGCCCGACATCAGCGAACCCCTTAAAACAGATATGCAGCAGACCATCAAAGAACTGGCAGCATTTACCCATACGGCCCAGTCCTATTATGGTGCTGTCAGCCGGGAAGAAGCTGAAATGGATGCTGAAAAAATGGGTGCGTTAGCGGCCCAAACCCAGGTGATTCAGAAACAACTCACCCAGTACAAAACCGAACTGACACAAGCCCTCAAGGACAATCTAACCCATATCGGCGAATCATCAAAAGACCAGAGGATGATGAACATCTGGTTGTTTCTTGCCGTGGTTATCGTATCCGTGGTCAGTGCCTGGTTAATCATCACCCGGGCGGTGATCGGCCCAATCAAAAACACCGTTACCATGCTCCAGAACATTGAAGGGGATCTGACCAAACGTCTTGATATCAAAAATAAAGACGAAATGGGTGATGTCGCCAATGGTTCAACACCTTTATTGAGAACCTCCAGTCCATCATCACTGAATTTGCAAAGAATGCCACCGTCCTGA
- a CDS encoding methyl-accepting chemotaxis protein: protein MSENLNSMAAAMEETSANTTMVASAAEEMNATINNIAKNTDQVKTISNTAVSQTQNASNKMKELASSVKAIGIVTEAITDISEQINLLALNATIEAARAGSAGKGFAVVANEIKELALQTAKSSADIKSQVLEIQQTTDSTGSEIDQITQVIATINENIDTIALAVGEQSETTRNIADNIAQASQGIQEVNENVNQNSTSAAEINNIIHEVNQSGTEISGNSEKVNLNAQDLKKIADVLNGIVSRFKI from the coding sequence ATGAGCGAAAACCTTAACTCAATGGCTGCTGCCATGGAAGAAACCAGTGCCAACACTACAATGGTGGCATCTGCTGCAGAAGAGATGAACGCCACCATTAACAATATCGCCAAAAATACAGACCAGGTCAAAACCATTTCCAATACAGCTGTTAGCCAGACTCAGAATGCCTCAAACAAAATGAAGGAACTGGCCTCCTCTGTCAAAGCCATCGGCATAGTCACAGAGGCGATCACCGATATCTCTGAGCAGATAAATCTTCTAGCCCTGAATGCCACCATTGAGGCTGCCCGGGCCGGTAGTGCAGGCAAGGGATTTGCCGTCGTGGCCAACGAAATAAAAGAGCTGGCCCTGCAGACCGCTAAATCCAGCGCAGATATCAAGAGCCAGGTTCTCGAAATCCAGCAGACCACAGATTCTACCGGTTCTGAAATCGACCAGATTACACAGGTGATCGCTACTATCAATGAAAATATAGACACTATTGCTCTGGCCGTGGGGGAACAATCCGAAACCACCCGGAACATTGCAGACAACATTGCCCAGGCATCCCAGGGCATCCAAGAAGTCAATGAAAACGTAAACCAGAATTCCACCTCTGCTGCTGAGATTAACAATATTATCCACGAGGTGAATCAATCTGGAACCGAAATTTCAGGCAATTCCGAAAAGGTAAACCTTAATGCCCAGGATTTAAAGAAAATAGCTGATGTGCTTAATGGGATTGTCAGTCGGTTTAAAATTTAG
- a CDS encoding substrate-binding domain-containing protein: protein MNNPGCQNCLFYPFLPRHDTAEKTGSPLQLKLKSCKKRRAKNEKKREWLILITMALLMMIPMLAASPARAGGVKVITSSSTPVDSIDQADVKKIFLGKTKSWPDGNPVEFVVLKSGDVHENFLKSYVKKSASQFKTYWKKQVFTGKGKNPTSFGSENELLAYVTGKTGVIGYVSAETDTADAKILSEQ, encoded by the coding sequence GTGAATAATCCGGGATGTCAAAACTGCCTTTTTTATCCCTTTCTGCCCAGGCATGATACAGCAGAAAAAACGGGCAGCCCACTACAACTAAAACTAAAATCATGCAAAAAAAGGAGAGCAAAGAATGAAAAAAAACGTGAATGGTTGATCCTCATCACCATGGCGCTGCTCATGATGATCCCCATGTTAGCAGCGTCCCCAGCCCGGGCCGGCGGTGTAAAGGTCATTACCAGTTCAAGTACGCCTGTGGATTCCATTGACCAGGCCGATGTAAAAAAAATTTTCCTAGGTAAAACCAAATCCTGGCCCGATGGAAATCCAGTTGAATTTGTAGTGCTTAAGTCCGGTGACGTCCACGAAAATTTCCTTAAATCCTACGTCAAAAAGAGCGCATCCCAGTTTAAAACCTACTGGAAAAAACAGGTGTTTACAGGTAAGGGAAAAAACCCCACAAGTTTTGGTTCTGAAAACGAACTGTTGGCCTATGTGACTGGGAAAACCGGGGTAATCGGATATGTTTCCGCCGAAACAGACACGGCCGATGCAAAAATATTAAGTGAACAATAA